In Dehalococcoidia bacterium, a genomic segment contains:
- a CDS encoding 3-oxoacid CoA-transferase subunit A: protein MPIRKVVPTFREAVADIPDGATLFLDGFGGPGGMPHFLILALWEHGAKNLTIISNTAGIAMAAGFGMPGSKRYIDHSILIENGQVRKVIASFPVTANPSVMSAAERAWREGKLEIETVPQGTLVERIRAGGAGIAAFYTPTGVGTLLEQGKEKRVFNGREYVLETALTADYAFIRAWRADRLGNLVYRGTSRNFNAVMATAARITIAEVDEVVEPGVLDPDHVHTPAVYVKRIVVRPQDETPILAETYERLRQQRAGQGNLSSR from the coding sequence GTGCCTATTCGCAAGGTTGTCCCCACCTTTCGGGAGGCGGTGGCCGATATCCCTGATGGGGCTACTCTTTTCCTAGACGGCTTCGGCGGGCCGGGAGGGATGCCCCACTTCCTCATCCTGGCCCTCTGGGAGCACGGGGCCAAAAACTTGACCATCATCTCCAACACGGCAGGCATCGCCATGGCCGCCGGCTTCGGGATGCCAGGAAGCAAACGCTACATTGACCACTCCATCCTGATTGAGAATGGGCAGGTGCGGAAGGTTATCGCCTCCTTCCCCGTAACCGCCAACCCGTCGGTAATGTCAGCTGCTGAGCGGGCCTGGAGGGAGGGGAAACTGGAGATCGAGACGGTGCCCCAGGGGACTTTGGTGGAGCGCATCCGGGCGGGGGGTGCGGGTATCGCCGCCTTTTACACCCCCACGGGGGTGGGGACGCTGTTGGAGCAGGGGAAGGAAAAGCGGGTGTTCAACGGGCGGGAGTACGTGCTGGAGACGGCCCTGACGGCGGACTACGCCTTCATCCGTGCGTGGCGGGCGGATCGCTTGGGCAACCTGGTATATAGGGGCACCTCCCGCAACTTCAACGCCGTGATGGCCACCGCCGCCCGCATCACCATCGCCGAGGTGGACGAGGTGGTGGAGCCGGGGGTGCTAGACCCTGACCATGTGCACACGCCGGCGGTTTATGTCAAGCGCATCGTGGTACGCCCCCAAGATGAAACTCCTATCCTTGCGGAGACCTATGAAAGGCTTCGCCAGCAACGGGCGGGGCAAGGTAACCTTTCTAGCAGGTGA
- the leuS gene encoding leucine--tRNA ligase, whose translation MPTRDGKYAPLRRLLELYPDIRLTLTFEEVEQGRPEWRETAYGFRGVGPLPPSSRHYRQWWANTRSHVQARAWLDAGWRVVAVDGERQRVTFERVLTEPRWEPQIIEPKWQARWEQAGLHRVPDRDARPKWYELTMYPYPSGDLHIGHWYAMAPSDTHARFRRMQGYRVLHPMGFDAFGLPAENAAIRHGIHPFTWTMQNIERMRKQLRSIGAIYDWEREVNTCVPEYYKWNQWLFLQFYKHGLAYRSRAPVVWCPSCQTVLANEQVVNGRCERCATPITRREMEQWFLRITKYADELLDFSGLVDWPERILTMQRNWIGRSEGVEVDFSIAHLGLPEKHIRVFTTRIDTIYGVTFLVLAPEHPLVPLLTTPERRAQVEAYVENARRQSDIERLSTEREKTGIFLGTYCINPYNGQRVPIFTADYAVAWYATGAVMGVPAHDQRDFEFARRFGLPITVVVAPEGWDGKPLERVWEGPGVMVNSGPFTGMPNDRAKQAMADYAERQGFGKRAVVYRMRDWLISRQRYWGTPIPIVYCSACGIVPVPEKDLPVLLPLDAQFKPTGESPLLYHENFLRTTCPQCQRPARRESDTMDTFVDSSWYFLRYISPKDTDRPWDPDLVRHWLPVDQYTGGAEHAVMHLLYARFFVKALRDMGLLHFSEPFLRLYNQGVITYLGEKMSKSRGNVVPPDPYVERLGADTVRVYLMFLGPWEKGGDWSVSGINGATRWLNRVWDLLRRPPSALAGKPVRETSQRIFTRKLHQTIKKVYHDLDGFQFNTAIAALMDFTNALQEAWERADIGPDLWHEAVEKTILMLAPIVPHLAEELWEQTGHAFSVHTQSFPQWDETLAAAETVTLVVQVDGKVRDRIPVPADLPEEEAKRRALQSPHVQRHLNGRRVQRIVFVPGRMLVNIVTQ comes from the coding sequence ATGCCGACCCGAGACGGGAAGTACGCCCCCCTGCGCCGTCTTTTGGAGTTGTATCCCGACATCCGTCTTACCTTGACCTTTGAGGAGGTGGAACAGGGGCGGCCCGAGTGGCGGGAAACTGCGTATGGTTTCCGAGGGGTCGGGCCTTTGCCCCCGTCCAGCCGTCATTACCGCCAGTGGTGGGCCAACACGCGGAGCCATGTCCAAGCGCGCGCGTGGTTAGACGCGGGCTGGCGCGTCGTGGCGGTTGATGGAGAACGGCAAAGGGTAACTTTTGAACGGGTGCTCACAGAGCCTCGCTGGGAACCGCAGATTATTGAGCCCAAATGGCAAGCACGTTGGGAGCAAGCTGGTCTTCATCGTGTCCCCGACAGGGATGCCCGCCCCAAGTGGTACGAATTGACCATGTACCCCTACCCATCGGGCGACTTGCACATTGGCCACTGGTATGCCATGGCTCCTTCCGACACCCATGCCCGCTTCCGGCGCATGCAGGGCTATCGGGTGCTCCATCCGATGGGCTTTGATGCCTTTGGCCTCCCCGCCGAGAATGCGGCCATCCGCCATGGCATTCATCCCTTCACCTGGACTATGCAGAACATAGAGCGCATGCGCAAGCAGTTGCGCTCCATCGGGGCCATCTATGACTGGGAACGGGAGGTGAATACCTGCGTCCCTGAGTATTACAAATGGAACCAATGGTTGTTCTTACAGTTCTATAAGCATGGGTTGGCCTACCGCTCGCGCGCTCCAGTGGTGTGGTGTCCCTCCTGTCAGACGGTTTTGGCCAACGAGCAGGTGGTCAATGGCCGTTGCGAGCGGTGCGCCACCCCCATCACGCGCCGCGAGATGGAACAGTGGTTCCTGCGCATTACGAAGTATGCCGATGAACTCTTGGACTTCTCGGGGCTGGTAGACTGGCCCGAGCGCATCCTAACCATGCAGAGGAACTGGATCGGGCGCTCCGAGGGGGTGGAGGTGGATTTCTCCATCGCCCACCTGGGCCTCCCCGAGAAGCACATCCGCGTGTTCACCACCCGCATTGATACCATCTACGGCGTGACTTTCCTGGTGCTTGCCCCCGAGCACCCCTTGGTGCCCCTTCTCACTACCCCTGAGCGGCGCGCCCAGGTGGAGGCCTATGTGGAGAACGCCCGCAGGCAGTCGGACATTGAGCGCCTCTCCACCGAGCGGGAGAAGACAGGAATATTCCTGGGGACGTATTGCATCAACCCCTATAACGGCCAGCGGGTGCCCATCTTCACCGCCGATTATGCTGTAGCGTGGTATGCCACGGGAGCGGTCATGGGCGTCCCCGCGCATGACCAGCGGGATTTTGAGTTCGCCCGCAGGTTCGGTCTGCCCATCACTGTAGTGGTGGCTCCCGAGGGGTGGGACGGCAAGCCTTTGGAGCGCGTGTGGGAAGGGCCAGGGGTGATGGTCAACTCTGGCCCCTTTACAGGAATGCCCAACGACCGCGCCAAGCAGGCCATGGCCGATTACGCCGAGCGCCAGGGCTTCGGCAAGCGGGCCGTCGTCTACCGCATGCGGGACTGGCTCATCAGTCGCCAGCGTTATTGGGGCACTCCCATCCCCATCGTGTATTGCTCCGCCTGCGGCATTGTCCCCGTCCCCGAGAAGGACTTGCCCGTCCTTTTGCCCCTGGACGCCCAGTTCAAACCCACCGGGGAATCGCCTTTGCTGTATCACGAGAACTTCCTGCGCACCACCTGCCCCCAGTGTCAGCGCCCCGCTCGCCGGGAAAGCGATACTATGGACACCTTCGTGGATTCCTCCTGGTACTTCCTGCGCTATATCAGCCCCAAGGATACTGACCGCCCCTGGGACCCCGACTTGGTGCGCCACTGGCTCCCCGTGGATCAATACACGGGCGGTGCCGAGCACGCCGTCATGCACCTGCTCTACGCCCGTTTCTTCGTGAAGGCCCTGCGAGATATGGGGCTTCTGCACTTCAGCGAGCCCTTCCTGCGCCTGTATAACCAGGGCGTTATCACCTACCTGGGCGAGAAAATGAGCAAATCCCGCGGGAATGTGGTGCCTCCTGATCCCTATGTGGAACGCCTGGGAGCCGACACGGTTCGGGTATACCTGATGTTCCTGGGACCGTGGGAGAAGGGGGGCGACTGGTCAGTCTCGGGCATCAATGGAGCCACTCGTTGGCTCAACCGCGTGTGGGACCTGTTGCGCCGTCCGCCCAGTGCCCTGGCGGGCAAGCCCGTCCGTGAAACCTCCCAGCGTATCTTCACTCGCAAACTCCATCAAACCATTAAGAAGGTCTATCACGACCTGGACGGTTTCCAGTTCAACACGGCTATTGCCGCTCTTATGGACTTCACCAATGCCCTGCAGGAGGCATGGGAAAGGGCAGATATCGGGCCCGACCTGTGGCACGAGGCCGTGGAGAAAACCATACTGATGTTGGCCCCCATTGTGCCCCACTTGGCTGAAGAGTTATGGGAACAGACGGGCCACGCTTTCAGTGTGCACACCCAGTCTTTCCCCCAGTGGGACGAGACTTTAGCCGCAGCCGAGACGGTTACTCTGGTGGTGCAGGTGGACGGCAAGGTGCGAGATAGGATTCCGGTGCCCGCTGACCTGCCCGAGGAGGAGGCCAAACGGCGGGCGTTACAAAGCCCTCACGTGCAACGCCACCTGAACGGGCGCAGAGTGCAGCGGATCGTATTTGTTCCCGGGCGGATGCTGGTGAACATCGTGACCCAGTAG
- a CDS encoding MFS transporter, translating into MAHHPITALSRVVRAPRIFYGWWVALVGAGFQALVGALFFHGFGTFFVALQREFGWSRTMLSGAYSFARLEGGLLGPVEGFFIDRLGPRRMLIVGLALCTVGYGLFSLTNTPAWFYASFLVLALGFSLAGWLTLSAAVNNWFIRRRATAASLLGIGLSVGGLLVPLLALALERWGWRTTSVGAGIFLLIVGVPMALLVRRRPEDFGLLPDGAPHPPTARGQPPPPAEPDFSLRQAVRTRAFWAISLGHSVALIPTNAVVVHLVPFLYNEVDLPLAVAATVVTVSTAVGIPAQLAGGLVGDRVDKRIALTVLTAGQGVALLVLAVTHSLAVAMLFGVLHGVAWGARAPFTTAIRGDYFGRRAFATISGSMNLITTLGTIAGPLFVGYVADRVGYRLAFVVVAVVTVIGSLCFLAARRPTPSPQAASG; encoded by the coding sequence ATGGCCCACCACCCGATCACCGCTCTGAGCAGGGTTGTGCGGGCCCCGCGCATTTTCTATGGTTGGTGGGTTGCCCTTGTGGGGGCGGGGTTCCAGGCCCTTGTAGGAGCATTGTTCTTCCATGGGTTCGGCACTTTTTTCGTGGCCCTGCAACGGGAGTTCGGGTGGAGCCGCACCATGCTGTCAGGTGCCTACTCTTTTGCCCGGTTAGAAGGGGGGTTGTTGGGGCCTGTGGAGGGCTTTTTTATTGACCGGCTCGGTCCCCGACGGATGCTTATCGTCGGGTTGGCTCTGTGCACGGTGGGGTATGGCCTGTTCAGTTTGACAAACACCCCCGCCTGGTTTTATGCCAGTTTTCTGGTGTTGGCGTTAGGCTTCAGTCTGGCGGGATGGTTAACCCTTTCGGCGGCGGTGAACAACTGGTTCATTCGTCGGCGGGCGACGGCCGCCTCGTTGTTAGGCATCGGGCTGAGCGTGGGTGGATTGTTGGTGCCCCTCCTGGCCCTCGCCCTGGAGCGCTGGGGATGGCGCACCACCAGCGTGGGGGCCGGCATATTCCTCCTGATTGTAGGGGTGCCGATGGCCCTTCTGGTGCGCCGCCGTCCCGAGGATTTCGGCCTTTTGCCTGATGGAGCGCCCCATCCTCCGACCGCTCGGGGGCAACCTCCCCCTCCCGCAGAACCCGATTTCTCCCTTCGCCAGGCGGTGCGCACCCGTGCCTTTTGGGCCATCTCTCTGGGTCACTCGGTCGCCCTGATCCCCACAAATGCGGTGGTGGTGCACCTGGTGCCGTTTCTCTACAACGAGGTGGACCTGCCCCTGGCGGTGGCGGCCACGGTGGTAACTGTGAGCACCGCGGTGGGCATCCCTGCCCAACTGGCCGGGGGGCTCGTGGGGGATCGCGTGGATAAACGCATCGCCCTAACCGTGCTCACAGCAGGACAGGGGGTAGCACTGCTGGTGTTAGCCGTTACCCACAGTTTAGCCGTAGCGATGCTGTTTGGCGTGTTGCACGGGGTGGCGTGGGGGGCACGGGCGCCGTTCACCACCGCCATCCGAGGCGATTACTTCGGGCGGCGTGCCTTTGCCACCATCTCCGGGTCTATGAACCTTATCACCACCCTGGGCACCATCGCCGGCCCCCTGTTCGTGGGCTATGTGGCCGACAGGGTGGGCTACCGCCTGGCCTTCGTGGTGGTCGCCGTGGTAACGGTGATCGGTTCCCTGTGCTTCCTGGCGGCGCGCCGCCCTACCCCTTCCCCCCAGGCGGCTTCTGGGTAA
- a CDS encoding enoyl-CoA hydratase/isomerase family protein, with protein sequence MEYKDILYEREGGIATITLNRPETLNATTPRMQEEIAHALGVAAEDASVRVVILTGMGRAFCAGANPRTLAERQSSGAFPPTVHRVAKALWQFPKPVIGAINGPAVGGGMDLASLCDIRLASDRARFGMAYVRMGTIPAEGGLWLLPRHIGLSNALDLIWTGRLIDAQEAFRLGYVQAVFVHQEFPQRVREYAQRLATGPTVAINTAKVLAYRFLAVTDFTEALHQTAEAAAVVNATEDAKEGPRAWLERREPRFQGR encoded by the coding sequence ATGGAGTATAAAGACATCCTTTACGAAAGGGAAGGGGGTATCGCCACCATCACCCTCAATCGCCCCGAGACCCTCAACGCCACCACACCCCGCATGCAGGAGGAGATCGCCCACGCATTGGGCGTCGCTGCCGAGGACGCCTCGGTGCGCGTGGTCATCCTCACGGGGATGGGCAGGGCCTTCTGCGCCGGAGCCAACCCCCGCACCTTGGCCGAACGGCAATCTTCGGGGGCATTTCCCCCCACCGTGCACCGAGTGGCCAAGGCCTTGTGGCAATTCCCGAAGCCTGTTATCGGTGCCATCAACGGGCCGGCCGTGGGCGGGGGAATGGACCTAGCCTCCCTCTGTGACATCCGCCTCGCCTCCGACAGGGCGCGGTTCGGCATGGCCTATGTGCGCATGGGCACCATCCCTGCCGAGGGGGGATTGTGGCTTCTGCCGCGGCATATCGGCTTGTCCAACGCCTTGGACCTGATCTGGACGGGCCGTTTAATCGATGCCCAGGAGGCCTTCCGCCTCGGCTATGTGCAGGCGGTGTTTGTTCACCAGGAGTTCCCCCAGCGCGTGCGGGAGTATGCCCAGAGATTGGCCACGGGGCCGACGGTGGCCATCAACACGGCCAAGGTCTTGGCTTACCGTTTCCTGGCTGTAACAGACTTTACGGAGGCCCTGCATCAGACGGCGGAAGCCGCCGCAGTGGTCAACGCCACGGAGGACGCCAAAGAGGGGCCCAGGGCCTGGCTGGAGCGCCGCGAACCCCGCTTCCAGGGACGATAA
- a CDS encoding DsbA family protein, translating to MARRKRQPEGGRSRRALVLGGAVGLGLVLVAVLVLVARIAQSPRRAPLLTTPFPQVTPVPNAVSLTVFFDFQCPYCGQFARESEPKLRQEYIQRGLVNLRAVHFPILGNESWLAAQATECAREQGRFWEYYDALFHKQAGENRGTYSPRNLKAWAREVGLDGAQFDACLDSGRTLSKVEQDFQEGRRLGVNSTPTFIVDGQMIRGLMPWERFRLVLDDALRRRGLSP from the coding sequence ATGGCGCGCCGAAAGCGTCAACCCGAGGGAGGCCGTTCACGCCGTGCCCTTGTGCTGGGGGGCGCAGTGGGGCTGGGGCTGGTATTGGTGGCGGTGCTGGTACTCGTGGCCCGCATCGCCCAGTCCCCTCGCCGCGCACCCCTCTTGACAACCCCCTTCCCCCAGGTTACCCCGGTTCCCAATGCCGTATCCCTGACGGTGTTTTTCGACTTTCAATGCCCGTACTGCGGGCAGTTCGCTCGGGAGAGCGAACCAAAGTTGCGTCAAGAGTATATTCAACGGGGGCTGGTCAATCTGCGCGCTGTGCACTTCCCCATCCTGGGGAACGAGTCTTGGCTGGCCGCCCAGGCCACTGAATGCGCCCGGGAGCAGGGGCGCTTCTGGGAATATTACGATGCCCTGTTCCACAAGCAGGCTGGGGAAAATCGGGGTACCTACTCCCCACGTAACCTCAAAGCCTGGGCAAGGGAGGTGGGCTTAGACGGTGCCCAGTTTGATGCCTGCCTGGACAGCGGGCGCACCTTGTCCAAAGTGGAGCAGGACTTTCAAGAGGGAAGGCGCTTGGGGGTCAACTCCACCCCCACCTTTATCGTGGACGGACAGATGATTCGGGGGCTGATGCCATGGGAACGGTTTCGTCTCGTTCTGGACGACGCATTGCGTCGCCGCGGCCTGTCGCCGTAA
- a CDS encoding vitamin K epoxide reductase family protein codes for MDWGRWLQACLAGQGIGVAGYLTIVHYLGTTPVCVASEGCAVVQNSPYATLWGVPVALLGLLVYVVLGVVPLVEGRMPAVQRVGTVGSFILALGGLGFSAYLTWLELFVIKAICTWCVYSAVLLALLTPITFWRAWKAWA; via the coding sequence ATGGACTGGGGCCGTTGGCTACAGGCCTGTTTGGCGGGGCAGGGTATTGGGGTTGCAGGTTATCTGACCATTGTCCACTACCTGGGCACCACCCCGGTGTGTGTGGCGTCGGAGGGCTGTGCCGTTGTGCAGAACAGCCCCTATGCCACCTTGTGGGGGGTGCCGGTGGCCCTGTTGGGCCTGCTGGTGTATGTGGTGTTGGGCGTTGTGCCGTTGGTTGAGGGGCGGATGCCCGCCGTCCAGCGGGTGGGGACTGTGGGGAGTTTCATCTTAGCCCTGGGTGGGCTGGGCTTCTCGGCCTACCTAACTTGGCTGGAACTTTTTGTCATTAAGGCGATCTGTACTTGGTGCGTGTATTCGGCGGTGCTTCTCGCCTTGCTGACCCCGATAACCTTTTGGCGGGCGTGGAAGGCATGGGCGTGA
- a CDS encoding DUF1015 domain-containing protein, with amino-acid sequence MVDVRPFQGLRYRPSAVDDLSRVISPPYDVVRVDQRGVLYQRSPYNIIRLEYGLIFPDDTPEDNVYTRAASLYRRWLSEGVLGRESSPALYVLQEVFPYGGRQRTRRGLLGAVRLEPYERRVVFPHEHTSPGPKQDRLRLLQATQASFSPILALYRPNNRVQQILDEVTATAPEVEAQGWDATTYRLWVVTDRVLQRALRTTLENQPVYLADGHHRYETALAYEAMCQASTSSHPDDAFHFVPMCLVSMDDPGLVVEAFHRLVGPLTDEERRSLQMHQERMFTPSEASWPLTLDTVRAILDSMPGGDVAIACADREEGRIRLLHLRPGVLTDRAPHPALLKCDTWVLHEGLLRPALGKEDALPQGKVTFVHSLEEVWHHLNRGEASLAYLLRPIPWAVFVAVVEAGLRLPPKSTYFYPKLPAGLVIYPVVGRLPPP; translated from the coding sequence ATGGTAGATGTGCGCCCGTTCCAAGGCTTACGCTATCGTCCCTCGGCGGTGGATGATCTCTCGCGGGTGATCAGCCCACCCTATGATGTAGTGCGGGTGGACCAGCGAGGGGTTCTGTACCAACGCAGTCCCTACAACATCATCCGCCTGGAATACGGCCTCATCTTCCCCGACGATACCCCCGAGGACAATGTATATACGCGCGCCGCTTCCCTGTATCGGCGGTGGCTCTCCGAGGGGGTGCTGGGCCGGGAAAGTTCCCCCGCTTTGTATGTCCTGCAGGAAGTTTTCCCCTATGGGGGACGACAACGCACACGGCGAGGACTGCTGGGAGCGGTGCGCCTGGAACCCTATGAGCGCCGGGTGGTTTTCCCCCACGAGCACACCTCTCCCGGCCCCAAGCAGGACCGCCTCCGCCTTCTGCAGGCCACGCAGGCTAGTTTCAGCCCCATTCTTGCCCTTTACCGCCCCAATAACCGTGTGCAACAGATTTTAGATGAGGTAACGGCCACCGCTCCCGAGGTGGAGGCCCAGGGCTGGGACGCCACCACCTATCGCCTGTGGGTGGTTACCGATAGAGTCCTACAGAGGGCGCTGCGCACTACTTTGGAGAATCAGCCCGTCTACTTGGCTGACGGGCACCATCGCTACGAGACAGCCCTAGCCTACGAGGCTATGTGTCAAGCCTCTACTTCCTCCCACCCCGACGACGCCTTCCACTTCGTGCCCATGTGTCTGGTCAGCATGGATGACCCCGGTCTGGTGGTGGAGGCCTTTCACCGCCTTGTCGGCCCTTTGACGGACGAGGAGCGCCGGTCGTTGCAGATGCACCAGGAGCGGATGTTCACACCCTCCGAGGCCTCCTGGCCCCTCACCCTGGACACTGTTCGGGCTATCCTGGACAGCATGCCCGGCGGGGACGTGGCCATCGCTTGTGCCGATAGAGAGGAGGGGAGAATACGCCTCCTGCACCTACGGCCAGGTGTTTTAACTGACCGTGCCCCCCACCCCGCCCTCTTGAAATGCGACACATGGGTCTTACATGAGGGTTTGCTGAGGCCAGCCTTGGGCAAGGAGGACGCCCTTCCCCAAGGCAAGGTGACTTTCGTGCACAGCCTAGAGGAGGTGTGGCACCACCTGAATCGGGGGGAGGCCTCCTTGGCGTATCTTCTGCGCCCCATACCCTGGGCAGTATTTGTGGCCGTGGTGGAGGCCGGTTTGCGCCTACCTCCCAAAAGCACCTATTTTTATCCCAAACTGCCAGCGGGGCTGGTCATCTATCCCGTCGTGGGGAGGCTCCCCCCACCCTAA
- a CDS encoding Zn-dependent hydrolase yields MALPYLEASPQRLERDLMALARFTQPDLPYTRLAFSAEDRQARQWVVEQMQALGLTVRIDPAANIIGRREGQQPHLPVLMTGSHIDTVRAGGRFDGMVGVVGALEVVRLFNRGGIRTRHPLEVVVFTCEEPTAYGFSPFGSRAMAGQLDIAQVHTATFPDGRRLVDLLRGIGGDPDRLAEARLDPARVLCHLELHIEQGAVMERQGLQVGVVTAIAAPCRAVARFRGRADHAGATPMDERADALCAAAELVLCVERLARSYAEMVGTVGFLQVHPNMVNVIPGRVDMHLEVRSTSAEDLTLARTSLEKEIHAIGRRRGVETEFAWTHCDEPVTIPPRVRQRLEQACQETGVRWAPIVSRASHDSARLAAVIPVGMLFVPSRNGLSHCPEEWTDYDHVAVGVSVLARALLLIDQFGL; encoded by the coding sequence ATGGCTCTCCCCTACCTAGAGGCCTCGCCTCAACGCCTGGAGCGCGACCTTATGGCCTTGGCCCGCTTCACCCAGCCCGACCTGCCCTATACCCGTTTGGCCTTCAGCGCCGAGGACCGGCAGGCGCGCCAGTGGGTCGTGGAGCAGATGCAGGCGTTGGGTCTGACCGTGCGCATAGACCCTGCCGCCAACATCATCGGACGGCGAGAGGGCCAACAACCTCACCTCCCTGTGCTGATGACCGGCTCCCACATAGACACCGTGCGTGCCGGTGGGCGCTTTGACGGTATGGTGGGCGTCGTGGGGGCGTTGGAGGTGGTGCGTCTGTTCAACCGAGGGGGGATACGCACCCGCCATCCCCTGGAGGTGGTGGTCTTCACCTGTGAGGAGCCCACGGCCTATGGCTTCTCCCCCTTTGGGAGCCGTGCCATGGCGGGGCAACTGGATATCGCCCAGGTGCACACGGCCACCTTTCCCGACGGACGACGCCTGGTGGACCTCCTCAGGGGTATCGGGGGCGATCCCGACCGCCTGGCCGAGGCCCGCTTAGACCCCGCCCGTGTGCTGTGCCACCTGGAACTGCACATTGAGCAGGGGGCGGTAATGGAGCGCCAGGGGTTACAGGTCGGCGTGGTAACCGCTATCGCCGCTCCCTGTCGCGCCGTGGCCCGCTTCCGAGGGAGGGCTGACCACGCCGGAGCCACTCCTATGGACGAGCGCGCCGATGCCCTCTGTGCCGCTGCCGAACTGGTTCTCTGTGTGGAGCGCCTGGCGCGCTCCTATGCCGAGATGGTGGGCACTGTGGGCTTCCTGCAGGTACATCCCAACATGGTCAATGTCATCCCAGGGCGAGTGGACATGCACCTGGAGGTGCGTTCCACATCGGCGGAGGACCTGACCCTAGCTCGCACCAGCTTGGAAAAGGAGATTCACGCCATAGGTCGGCGTCGGGGAGTGGAGACGGAGTTCGCCTGGACGCACTGCGACGAACCCGTCACCATTCCCCCGAGGGTGCGCCAGCGCTTGGAACAGGCCTGCCAGGAGACGGGTGTGCGGTGGGCGCCCATAGTGAGCCGTGCGTCCCACGACTCGGCGCGCTTGGCCGCTGTCATCCCCGTGGGAATGCTCTTTGTTCCTTCCCGTAACGGCCTCAGCCATTGCCCGGAGGAGTGGACCGACTATGACCACGTGGCCGTAGGGGTGTCGGTCCTTGCTCGTGCCCTGCTCCTGATAGACCAGTTCGGCCTGTGA
- a CDS encoding MmgE/PrpD family protein has product MPAVTETLARFVSTLSYEDIPPEALRIGKEVILDCLGVALAGSVDGVGRIVKSVVRQMGGKPEATVIGAPWKTSAAQAALANGAMGHALDYDDMGMSVGHPTVPVLPAVLGLGEHLHASGKEVLTAFIAGLEVEGKLAAAGQELYSQGFHSTSIYGTVGAAAACARLLHLPPAQTQMALGIAASLSAGLKDNFGTMTKPLHPGHAAWGGVMAALLAREGFTARADVLEAPYGFMDAFAGKGRWDAEKAITNLGSPFHILHPGITLKKYPCCGGNHRVLDALYALRQQTPFTWEQVDRVVVESGPVLPLVLQYTIPQTGYQGKFSLHFNVAAALVLGHVVRDTFTDAVVRDPRIQEMMRRVEWKVVAETGDILHQGTPVTVYLKDGRVLRHPGDFIKGDPQHPLSRQEILDKFSDNARLVLSRSALLKTIDLVLGLEGVEDVTRVMRPLAVRLPGDGKQG; this is encoded by the coding sequence ATGCCGGCGGTAACCGAAACCCTCGCCCGTTTCGTTTCCACCCTTTCCTACGAGGACATTCCCCCCGAGGCTTTGCGCATAGGCAAGGAAGTTATTCTGGACTGCCTGGGTGTTGCCCTGGCAGGCTCTGTGGACGGCGTCGGGCGGATCGTCAAAAGCGTTGTTCGTCAGATGGGGGGCAAACCTGAGGCCACTGTCATCGGTGCCCCGTGGAAGACCTCCGCCGCCCAGGCCGCCCTGGCGAATGGAGCTATGGGCCACGCCTTGGACTATGACGACATGGGTATGAGTGTGGGACATCCCACTGTGCCGGTGCTTCCCGCTGTGCTGGGCTTGGGGGAGCACCTGCACGCCTCGGGCAAGGAGGTGCTCACTGCCTTCATCGCCGGCCTGGAGGTGGAGGGGAAACTGGCGGCCGCCGGCCAGGAACTGTACAGCCAGGGTTTCCACTCCACCAGTATCTACGGCACGGTGGGTGCGGCTGCTGCTTGTGCCCGTCTGTTACACCTCCCGCCCGCCCAGACCCAGATGGCCCTGGGCATCGCTGCTTCCCTGTCCGCTGGCCTCAAAGATAACTTCGGCACCATGACCAAGCCCCTGCACCCCGGCCACGCTGCGTGGGGGGGAGTGATGGCGGCGCTTTTGGCGCGCGAAGGCTTCACGGCCCGCGCTGATGTGTTGGAGGCTCCCTACGGCTTCATGGACGCCTTCGCCGGCAAGGGGCGCTGGGACGCGGAAAAGGCCATCACAAACCTGGGTAGCCCCTTTCACATCCTGCATCCTGGCATCACCCTTAAGAAATACCCCTGCTGTGGAGGTAACCATCGGGTGCTGGACGCCTTGTATGCCCTGCGCCAGCAGACCCCCTTCACCTGGGAGCAGGTGGACAGGGTGGTGGTGGAATCGGGGCCCGTTTTGCCCCTCGTCTTGCAATACACCATTCCCCAGACAGGCTACCAAGGCAAGTTCAGTTTACACTTCAATGTTGCAGCCGCCCTCGTGCTGGGCCACGTGGTGCGCGACACCTTCACCGATGCAGTGGTGCGCGACCCCCGCATTCAAGAGATGATGCGCCGGGTGGAGTGGAAGGTGGTGGCCGAAACGGGCGACATCCTCCACCAGGGCACACCCGTAACCGTGTACCTCAAGGATGGTCGTGTTTTACGCCATCCGGGAGACTTTATCAAGGGCGATCCCCAACACCCCCTCTCCCGCCAGGAAATTCTGGACAAGTTTTCCGACAATGCTCGCCTGGTGCTGTCCCGTTCTGCCCTGCTCAAAACCATCGACCTGGTGTTGGGATTGGAGGGCGTAGAGGATGTTACCCGCGTGATGCGCCCTCTGGCCGTGCGCCTTCCTGGGGATGGGAAGCAGGGATAG